One Myxococcaceae bacterium JPH2 DNA window includes the following coding sequences:
- a CDS encoding histidine kinase — MALVLGASLMVALAVDLGHHALLWMLARLQERFIPLADEQPLFSRAPLLVITYLAWSLLYLALSRQERLAHAVLAQQELAFALREAELQSLLTQLSPHFLFNAINNIRALILKDAESARQMLGKFADLLRYRIDGNKAALVTVADELAVVHDYLDLMRLQLGKRLHYEERIDSASLTRMTPKLSLQLLVENAVKHGMSRTSAPGALHLEVDADDTSLRMVVRNTGRLGDTSSAPGMGLTNLKKRLALAFGDAARFSLQQEGECVTARIHIESAS; from the coding sequence TTGGCGCTCGTCCTGGGCGCCAGCCTGATGGTCGCGCTCGCCGTGGACCTGGGGCATCACGCCCTGCTGTGGATGCTGGCCCGGCTGCAAGAGCGCTTCATCCCGCTGGCGGATGAGCAGCCCCTGTTCTCCCGAGCGCCCCTCCTGGTCATCACCTACCTCGCCTGGAGCCTCCTCTATCTGGCGCTGAGCCGTCAGGAGCGGCTGGCGCATGCGGTGTTGGCCCAGCAAGAGCTGGCCTTTGCCCTGCGCGAGGCGGAGCTGCAAAGCCTGCTCACGCAGTTGAGTCCCCACTTTCTCTTCAATGCCATCAACAACATTCGCGCGCTCATCCTGAAAGACGCCGAATCCGCCCGTCAGATGCTCGGCAAGTTCGCGGACCTGTTGCGCTATCGGATCGACGGCAACAAGGCCGCCTTGGTCACGGTCGCCGACGAACTGGCGGTGGTGCACGACTACCTGGACCTGATGCGCCTCCAGCTGGGCAAGCGCCTGCACTATGAAGAACGCATCGACAGCGCGAGCTTGACCCGGATGACGCCCAAGCTGTCGCTGCAATTGCTCGTGGAGAATGCCGTGAAACACGGCATGAGCAGGACCTCCGCCCCCGGGGCGTTGCACTTGGAGGTCGACGCGGACGACACCTCTCTGCGCATGGTGGTCCGCAATACCGGCAGGCTCGGCGACACCAGCTCAGCGCCGGGCATGGGCTTGACCAACCTCAAGAAACGGCTGGCCCTGGCCTTTGGTGACGCGGCCCGCTTCTCCCTGCAGCAAGAGGGAGAGTGCGTCACGGCCCGAATCCACATTGAGAGCGCATCGTGA
- a CDS encoding DUF2721 domain-containing protein has product MAGSTAVELMDLASLRLIGAAVTPAVMVSGCGILATGLDNQIARMTARIRDMAREWRSLPEGHPRRQLLREEVAILDRRHGILAMGMNCTYAALLSFVATSLLYLLKRADVNVPEVMPVLTFSVGVGLLGGVAVFALASLRLGRRAIRLEQLEMLNEALEEPPRQ; this is encoded by the coding sequence ATGGCGGGAAGCACGGCGGTCGAGTTGATGGACCTGGCGTCGCTGCGGCTGATTGGCGCGGCGGTGACGCCGGCGGTGATGGTGTCGGGTTGCGGCATCCTGGCGACGGGGTTGGACAATCAGATCGCGCGGATGACGGCGCGCATCCGAGACATGGCGCGGGAGTGGCGCTCGCTGCCGGAGGGGCATCCTCGCCGTCAGTTGTTGCGCGAGGAGGTGGCCATCCTGGACCGGCGCCACGGCATCCTCGCGATGGGGATGAACTGCACCTATGCGGCGCTGTTGTCCTTCGTGGCCACGTCGCTCTTGTACCTGCTCAAGCGCGCCGACGTGAACGTCCCGGAGGTCATGCCGGTGCTGACGTTCTCCGTGGGCGTGGGCCTGCTCGGGGGGGTGGCGGTGTTCGCGCTGGCGTCCCTGCGGCTCGGGCGGCGGGCCATCCGCCTGGAGCAGTTGGAGATGCTCAATGAGGCGCTGGAGGAGCCGCCTCGGCAGTGA
- a CDS encoding pyridoxal-phosphate dependent enzyme has translation MSSALSPDTVLAARERIAPFIRHTPLEPSPELAGGTGARVFLKLECLQVTGSFKPRVSFSKLLAVDARTRAPGVVASTAGGHGMGLSHVARTLGVPVDLFIPRTADARKVDVMRRNGARLHVFDSVSEAREAAMAEARAQGRLFVSAYNDPDIIAGGGTVGLELREDLPEVDLVVVGMGGGGLISGLGLALKEWSPRVRLWGVQPEVSPVLATWMRAGRPVPVETQPSIADGLGAHLEPDSLTVPLVMRYVDRMLLVSEEEIRDAMAWLLEEHQLVVEPSGAAPVAALLRHPPEGFRNVAVVITGRNISRPRYVQLLGARLTAPSESSQDAKHAASR, from the coding sequence ATGTCCTCCGCGCTGTCTCCCGACACCGTCCTTGCTGCACGCGAGCGCATCGCGCCCTTCATCCGCCACACGCCGCTGGAGCCCTCGCCCGAGCTGGCGGGGGGCACCGGCGCGCGAGTCTTCCTCAAGCTGGAGTGCCTCCAGGTGACGGGCTCGTTCAAGCCGCGCGTGTCCTTCAGCAAGCTGCTCGCGGTGGACGCGCGGACGCGGGCGCCGGGCGTGGTGGCCTCCACGGCGGGCGGCCACGGAATGGGCCTGTCCCATGTCGCGCGAACCCTGGGCGTGCCGGTGGACCTGTTCATTCCGCGCACCGCGGACGCGCGCAAGGTGGACGTCATGCGCCGCAACGGGGCGCGGCTGCACGTCTTCGACTCGGTGTCCGAGGCGCGCGAGGCGGCGATGGCGGAGGCCCGCGCGCAGGGGCGCCTGTTCGTCTCCGCGTACAACGACCCGGACATCATCGCGGGCGGTGGCACGGTGGGGCTGGAGCTGCGGGAAGACCTGCCGGAGGTGGACCTCGTGGTGGTGGGGATGGGCGGTGGCGGGCTCATCAGCGGCCTGGGCCTGGCCTTGAAGGAGTGGAGCCCGCGCGTGCGGCTGTGGGGCGTCCAGCCCGAGGTGAGCCCGGTGCTCGCCACGTGGATGCGCGCGGGGCGGCCCGTGCCCGTGGAGACGCAGCCGAGCATCGCGGATGGGTTGGGCGCTCATCTGGAGCCAGACTCGCTCACCGTGCCCCTCGTGATGCGGTACGTGGACCGCATGCTGCTCGTCTCGGAGGAGGAGATTCGGGACGCCATGGCGTGGCTGCTGGAGGAGCACCAGCTCGTGGTCGAGCCCTCGGGCGCCGCGCCCGTGGCCGCGCTGCTCCGGCATCCGCCCGAGGGCTTCCGGAACGTGGCGGTGGTCATCACCGGGCGCAACATCAGCCGGCCCCGCTATGTCCAATTGCTGGGCGCGCGGCTCACGGCTCCAAGCGAGTCCTCCCAGGACGCGAAACACGCCGCGTCGCGCTGA
- a CDS encoding response regulator transcription factor translates to MIRTLIVEDSELARFELEHQLRAHPQIQLVGQADDIDSAEALIEASAPDLILLDIDLPGGNAFQLLERLEHIPPIIFTTAFEQYALAAFEFNTVDYLLKPIKPERLAKALARVPAEPVRQATLTPENQIFVKDGERCFLVKLKDIRCLEAVGNYTQLYFGTNSPLLYRSLNKIEERLDPNVFFRASRQHLVNLGYVEHVEPWSNGGLRLTLRGGQEIDVSRRQSGLLKQLLSL, encoded by the coding sequence GTGATTCGCACGCTGATCGTCGAAGATTCAGAACTGGCCCGGTTCGAGCTGGAACACCAACTGCGCGCACACCCGCAGATCCAACTCGTTGGCCAGGCGGACGACATCGACAGCGCCGAGGCCCTGATTGAGGCCTCGGCTCCCGACCTGATTCTTCTGGATATCGACCTGCCCGGAGGCAACGCGTTTCAATTGCTGGAGCGGTTGGAGCACATCCCGCCCATCATCTTCACCACGGCGTTCGAGCAGTACGCCTTGGCCGCCTTCGAGTTCAACACGGTGGACTATCTGCTCAAGCCCATCAAACCGGAGCGCCTGGCCAAGGCCTTGGCGAGGGTGCCCGCCGAGCCCGTGCGGCAAGCCACGCTCACTCCGGAGAATCAAATCTTCGTCAAGGACGGCGAGCGCTGCTTCCTGGTCAAGCTCAAGGACATCCGCTGCCTTGAAGCCGTGGGAAACTACACCCAGCTGTACTTCGGAACGAACTCCCCGCTCCTCTACCGCTCGCTGAACAAGATCGAGGAACGGCTGGACCCCAACGTGTTCTTCCGCGCCAGCCGTCAACACCTCGTCAACCTGGGCTACGTAGAACACGTCGAGCCCTGGTCGAATGGTGGACTGCGACTCACACTGCGCGGCGGCCAGGAGATCGACGTCTCCCGCCGCCAGAGTGGCCTCCTGAAACAGTTGCTCAGCCTGTGA
- a CDS encoding VWA domain-containing protein translates to MNEQCGCGLFTRDGAQVPLQGVEVTGELLGGHARVRVRQRYLNTESRPVEAVYTFPLPSEGTLTAFSMTCAGRRVEGIVKEREEAFRAYDSAITSGHGAALLDEERPNVFTAQVGNLLPGEETVVEVEFLQAITAEEGSVRWMLPTLVAPRYIPGGPQGHRTAHGVADPTVRVPDADRITPPVGDARYGLKLDLLVDVGSEVVVESPSHQLALTREGTRVRVGFSQGEVALDRDFVLTLRHPDSNAMLTPVVAHRSGTGPGTFALTVVPDLLTLAAAPPRQEVVFLVDTSGSMDGESLPQAQAALRLCLRHLREGDRFNVIAFQSSFRGFKPEPVPFTQRTLEEADAWVAKLHADGGTELLAPMVAATKAVPDGVVVLLTDGQVGNEAEILNAVLSARKTARVYSFGIGTNVSDVLLRDLARQTGGAVEFIHPGERIDDKVVAQFAKALAPRVTDLEVQFDGVQANELSPTDLPPLVDGVPWTLFGRYDAPGLGSVRIKGRSGRESFSLTVRLDLPATSDRPAVEKLWAAERIRGWDAAVLTGRRAQAMKERIVQLALAHQIVTRHTSFVVVEERVGARLSTAQPETRVVPVHAPAGWAMFGAKKDEAADGGPGMAVGGGGSMRNRGAVSGGPPSVAIAAGPPRMSSPITGSFAAVPPPPSAPAPAPMMDAMEMERAAPMRKELEEARRAPKLLSKKKGGPPPGALAQDKAAWPAPMEVAPSDDDAFSEPMESLAQGEGGEDGVVALLGRQLANGLWAGTGTGAEPVRQARATALVLLELLRQGVTSGHALHGAQVKKAVDALLALVAQLSGEPAVAELALGVAWLVAAGPRTRGRIEQAAKPLSGLSGRMGNEVALREHVDALSTR, encoded by the coding sequence ATGAACGAGCAGTGTGGATGCGGGCTGTTCACGCGCGACGGGGCGCAGGTTCCACTTCAGGGCGTCGAGGTGACGGGAGAGCTGCTCGGAGGCCATGCGCGGGTGCGCGTGCGCCAGCGCTACCTCAACACGGAGTCGCGGCCGGTGGAGGCCGTGTACACGTTCCCGCTGCCCTCCGAGGGCACGCTCACCGCCTTCTCCATGACGTGCGCCGGGCGCCGCGTGGAGGGCATCGTGAAGGAGCGCGAGGAAGCGTTCCGCGCCTATGACTCGGCCATCACCTCCGGGCACGGCGCGGCGCTGCTGGACGAGGAGCGCCCCAACGTCTTCACCGCGCAGGTGGGCAACCTGCTCCCCGGCGAGGAGACGGTGGTGGAGGTGGAGTTCCTTCAGGCCATCACCGCGGAGGAGGGCAGCGTGCGGTGGATGCTGCCCACGCTGGTGGCGCCTCGCTACATCCCCGGCGGACCCCAGGGCCACCGCACCGCGCATGGCGTGGCCGACCCCACGGTCCGCGTGCCGGACGCGGATCGCATCACGCCGCCCGTGGGCGACGCCCGCTATGGCCTGAAGCTGGACCTGCTCGTCGACGTGGGCTCCGAGGTCGTGGTGGAGAGCCCCTCGCACCAGCTGGCGCTCACCCGCGAGGGGACTCGCGTGCGCGTGGGCTTCTCGCAGGGCGAGGTGGCGTTGGACCGCGACTTCGTGCTGACGCTGCGCCACCCGGATTCGAACGCGATGCTCACGCCCGTCGTCGCGCACCGCTCGGGCACGGGCCCCGGCACGTTCGCGCTCACGGTGGTGCCGGACCTGCTCACGCTCGCCGCCGCGCCGCCGCGCCAGGAGGTGGTGTTCCTGGTGGACACCTCCGGCTCCATGGATGGTGAGAGCCTGCCCCAGGCCCAGGCCGCGCTGCGGCTGTGCCTGCGCCACCTGCGCGAGGGTGACCGCTTCAACGTCATCGCGTTCCAGAGCAGCTTCCGTGGCTTCAAGCCCGAGCCCGTGCCCTTCACCCAGCGCACGCTGGAGGAGGCGGACGCGTGGGTCGCCAAGCTGCACGCGGACGGTGGCACCGAGCTGCTCGCGCCCATGGTGGCGGCGACGAAGGCCGTGCCGGACGGCGTGGTGGTGCTGCTCACCGACGGACAGGTGGGCAACGAGGCGGAGATCCTCAACGCCGTGCTGAGCGCGCGGAAGACGGCGCGGGTGTACTCGTTTGGCATTGGCACCAACGTGAGCGATGTGTTGCTGCGCGACCTCGCGCGCCAGACGGGCGGCGCGGTGGAGTTCATCCATCCGGGCGAGCGCATCGACGACAAGGTGGTGGCGCAGTTCGCCAAGGCGCTCGCGCCGCGCGTGACGGACCTGGAGGTGCAGTTCGATGGCGTGCAGGCCAACGAGCTGTCTCCCACGGACCTGCCCCCGCTCGTGGATGGCGTGCCCTGGACGCTGTTCGGCCGCTACGACGCGCCGGGCCTCGGCTCGGTGCGAATCAAGGGGCGCTCGGGCCGCGAGAGCTTCTCGCTCACCGTGCGCTTGGACCTGCCGGCCACGTCCGACCGTCCGGCGGTGGAGAAGTTGTGGGCCGCCGAGCGCATCCGCGGTTGGGATGCGGCGGTGCTCACCGGCCGGCGCGCCCAGGCGATGAAGGAGCGCATCGTCCAGCTCGCGCTCGCGCACCAGATTGTCACGCGCCACACCTCGTTCGTGGTGGTGGAGGAGCGCGTGGGCGCGCGGCTCTCCACCGCGCAGCCCGAGACGCGCGTCGTCCCGGTGCACGCACCGGCCGGCTGGGCCATGTTCGGCGCGAAGAAGGACGAGGCCGCCGATGGAGGCCCTGGCATGGCGGTGGGCGGTGGCGGAAGCATGCGCAACCGAGGCGCCGTCTCCGGAGGTCCGCCGTCGGTCGCGATCGCCGCGGGCCCACCCCGCATGTCCTCCCCCATCACGGGCAGCTTCGCCGCGGTGCCTCCTCCTCCGAGCGCACCCGCGCCCGCGCCCATGATGGACGCGATGGAGATGGAGCGCGCCGCGCCCATGCGCAAGGAGCTCGAGGAGGCGCGCCGTGCGCCCAAGCTGCTCTCCAAGAAGAAGGGCGGTCCGCCGCCTGGAGCGCTCGCGCAGGACAAGGCCGCGTGGCCCGCGCCGATGGAGGTGGCGCCGTCCGATGACGACGCCTTCTCCGAGCCGATGGAGTCGCTGGCGCAGGGCGAGGGCGGAGAAGACGGGGTCGTCGCGCTGCTCGGGCGACAGCTCGCCAATGGCCTGTGGGCCGGAACCGGCACGGGCGCGGAGCCCGTGCGTCAGGCCCGCGCCACCGCGCTGGTGCTCCTGGAGCTGCTGCGCCAGGGCGTCACCAGTGGCCACGCGCTGCACGGCGCGCAGGTGAAGAAGGCGGTGGACGCGCTGCTCGCGCTCGTCGCGCAGCTCAGCGGTGAGCCCGCGGTGGCGGAACTCGCGCTGGGTGTCGCCTGGCTGGTGGCCGCGGGTCCGCGCACGCGAGGCCGCATCGAGCAGGCCGCGAAGCCGCTCAGCGGCCTCTCCGGCCGGATGGGCAACGAGGTGGCCCTGCGCGAGCACGTGGACGCGCTCTCCACGCGCTAG
- a CDS encoding LysR family transcriptional regulator — MDWNDLRYLLAVHTGGSLAAAGRALRVDAATVGRRLAALERDVGVALLEKAPGGMRLTPAGEQALEAAQLIDDAATALERQLSGTSSQVSGTVRITAPETIVSHVLAPHLPAWRKAHPALHLELLAATQVLNLSRREADVAVRLFRPPAEPALVTRKLGTFACALYASRGYVREHGRARPETLREHILLGHDASLAHTPEQQWLQRLGAGAFFAMRSNNRYALLEATRAGVGVTVLPCYLADGHDDLVRLCAPEVAPEREAWLALHPDLQRAPRVRAAIDFLVDAFTRARPRLRGDVASPRRRRT; from the coding sequence GTGGATTGGAACGACCTGCGCTACCTGCTCGCGGTGCACACGGGCGGCTCGCTCGCGGCGGCGGGGCGCGCGCTGCGGGTGGACGCGGCCACGGTGGGGCGCAGGCTCGCGGCGCTGGAGCGCGACGTGGGGGTGGCGCTGCTGGAGAAGGCCCCGGGCGGCATGCGCCTGACCCCCGCGGGGGAGCAGGCCCTCGAGGCCGCCCAGCTCATCGACGACGCGGCCACCGCGCTGGAGCGACAGCTCTCCGGCACGTCCTCACAGGTGTCCGGCACCGTGCGCATCACCGCGCCCGAGACCATCGTCAGCCACGTGCTCGCGCCTCACCTGCCAGCGTGGCGCAAGGCCCATCCCGCGCTGCACCTGGAGCTGCTGGCCGCGACCCAGGTGCTCAACCTGTCGCGCCGCGAGGCCGACGTCGCCGTGCGCCTGTTCCGTCCTCCCGCCGAGCCCGCGCTCGTCACGCGCAAGCTGGGCACGTTCGCCTGCGCGCTGTATGCCTCGCGAGGCTACGTGCGCGAGCATGGCCGCGCGCGTCCGGAGACCTTGCGCGAGCACATCCTGCTGGGTCACGACGCGTCGCTCGCGCACACGCCGGAGCAGCAGTGGCTGCAGCGCCTGGGCGCGGGAGCCTTCTTCGCGATGCGCAGCAACAACCGCTACGCGCTGCTGGAGGCGACGCGCGCGGGCGTGGGCGTCACGGTGCTGCCGTGCTACCTGGCGGATGGGCATGACGACCTCGTGCGGCTGTGCGCCCCCGAGGTCGCGCCCGAGCGAGAAGCGTGGCTCGCCCTCCACCCCGACCTCCAGCGGGCGCCTCGCGTGCGCGCGGCCATCGACTTCCTCGTGGACGCCTTCACGCGGGCCAGGCCTCGGCTGCGGGGTGACGTCGCCTCCCCGCGGCGTCGGAGGACCTGA
- a CDS encoding beta-lactamase family protein yields MNTSQPLRVMGLIVLLATVAPLVAQGKPASAVVARLERAAQPVFSPSGPGGVVLVRKGSEVLLRKAYGLSDVENQVAMRPDSVLRLASVSKQFTAVAVLQLVEAGKLSLDAPIGATFSGATGPLAAVTVRQLLTHTSGVKNISRIPESRAARRKDASLDELLAFFKDLPLEFEPGTRFSYSNSNYILLTRLIELASQQSYADYMQRAIFAPLGMKQTRYGSHLALIPGRAQGYQKREGQLMNADFISMSQPQGAGGLVSTVDDLNRWDLALYSDTLVSQRLLAQAFSQAVLVDGTKQPYGFGWFTAEVQGVPSFEHSGFIDGYNAYVLRIPEQRVYVAILTNAEFLDPSDLAVELAAIALGKPYNKLPTPHPHADEWLGAYDFGQGVVREVLAREGKLYSQRVGSEPVELLQSVDGRYFFAEGFNHVTFSEGADGKRVMTLHDRLAGDSVGVKTR; encoded by the coding sequence TTGAACACATCCCAACCCCTGAGAGTGATGGGGCTCATCGTCCTGCTCGCCACGGTGGCCCCGCTGGTGGCGCAAGGCAAGCCTGCTTCCGCCGTCGTGGCGCGGCTGGAGCGGGCCGCACAGCCCGTCTTCTCGCCCTCAGGGCCGGGTGGAGTCGTGCTGGTCCGCAAGGGAAGCGAGGTCCTCTTGCGCAAGGCCTACGGTCTCTCGGACGTGGAGAACCAGGTGGCGATGCGGCCAGACAGCGTGTTGCGGCTGGCCTCGGTCAGCAAGCAGTTCACCGCGGTGGCGGTGCTCCAGTTGGTGGAGGCGGGCAAGCTGTCACTGGATGCGCCGATAGGCGCGACCTTCTCGGGGGCAACCGGACCCCTGGCGGCTGTCACGGTTCGCCAACTGCTGACCCATACCTCGGGCGTGAAGAACATCAGCCGCATCCCGGAGTCGCGCGCGGCCCGGCGCAAGGATGCCTCGCTGGATGAGCTGCTGGCCTTCTTCAAGGACCTGCCCCTGGAGTTCGAGCCAGGCACGCGCTTCAGCTACAGCAACTCCAACTACATCCTGCTCACCCGGTTGATTGAGCTGGCCAGTCAGCAGTCCTACGCGGACTACATGCAGCGAGCCATCTTCGCGCCACTGGGCATGAAGCAGACGCGCTACGGCAGCCACCTCGCGCTCATCCCGGGTCGCGCCCAGGGGTATCAGAAGCGAGAGGGGCAGTTGATGAACGCGGACTTCATCAGCATGAGCCAGCCGCAGGGCGCCGGCGGCCTGGTGAGCACGGTCGACGACTTGAACCGGTGGGACCTGGCGCTCTACTCGGACACGCTGGTGAGCCAGCGCCTGCTGGCCCAGGCGTTCAGCCAGGCGGTGCTGGTGGATGGCACGAAACAGCCCTACGGCTTCGGCTGGTTCACCGCGGAGGTGCAAGGGGTGCCGAGCTTCGAGCACAGCGGGTTCATTGATGGCTACAACGCCTATGTCCTGCGCATCCCCGAGCAGCGTGTGTATGTCGCGATCCTGACGAATGCCGAGTTCCTGGACCCCAGCGACCTCGCGGTGGAGTTGGCGGCCATCGCCTTGGGAAAGCCGTACAACAAGCTGCCCACGCCGCATCCGCACGCGGATGAGTGGCTGGGGGCGTATGACTTTGGACAGGGCGTGGTGCGTGAAGTCCTGGCCCGCGAGGGAAAGCTCTACTCCCAGCGCGTCGGCAGCGAGCCAGTGGAACTGCTCCAGAGCGTGGACGGTCGCTACTTCTTCGCGGAGGGCTTCAACCACGTCACCTTCAGCGAAGGTGCGGACGGGAAGCGCGTGATGACCCTGCACGACCGCCTCGCCGGCGACAGCGTGGGCGTCAAGACGCGGTGA
- a CDS encoding alcohol dehydrogenase catalytic domain-containing protein → MARKMKAVQVKQAKGPLEVVEQDVPEPGPGQVLIAVDACGVCHSDAITKEGWMPVKYPRVPGHEVVGRIDKAGPGVTAWKVGQHVGVGWHGGHCGQCPACRVGDFVTCDFQQVCGISYDGGYAEYMLAPQEALARVPDGMKPEDAAPLLCAGVTTFNSLRNMGAKPGSLVAVQGIGGLGHLAIQFARKLGYRTVAISRGEDKRKLALELGAHDYIDTEKVEVAKALQALGGARVIMMTASSSRLAADLIGGLGRDGVLLLLGAGAEPIPVTSLQLIAKRQRVQGWPSGVPQDSQDTMDFSALTGVRSMNEVFPLERAGEAFDRMMSNHARFRVVLKMR, encoded by the coding sequence ATGGCCAGGAAGATGAAGGCGGTGCAGGTGAAGCAGGCGAAGGGCCCGCTCGAGGTCGTGGAGCAGGACGTCCCCGAGCCTGGTCCCGGGCAGGTGCTCATCGCCGTGGACGCGTGCGGCGTCTGTCACAGCGACGCGATTACCAAGGAGGGGTGGATGCCCGTGAAGTACCCACGGGTGCCCGGCCATGAAGTGGTGGGCCGCATCGACAAGGCGGGGCCCGGGGTGACGGCGTGGAAGGTGGGCCAGCACGTGGGCGTGGGCTGGCACGGCGGCCACTGCGGCCAGTGCCCCGCGTGCCGCGTGGGTGACTTCGTCACCTGTGACTTCCAGCAAGTCTGCGGCATCAGCTACGACGGCGGCTACGCCGAGTACATGCTCGCGCCCCAGGAGGCCCTGGCCCGCGTCCCGGACGGCATGAAGCCCGAGGACGCCGCGCCGCTCTTGTGCGCGGGCGTGACGACGTTCAACTCCTTGCGGAACATGGGCGCGAAGCCGGGCTCGCTGGTGGCGGTGCAAGGCATTGGGGGCCTGGGGCACCTGGCCATCCAGTTCGCGCGCAAGCTGGGCTACCGCACCGTGGCCATCTCGCGCGGAGAGGACAAGCGGAAGCTCGCGCTGGAGCTGGGCGCCCATGACTACATCGACACGGAAAAGGTCGAGGTGGCCAAGGCGCTCCAGGCCCTGGGCGGCGCGCGCGTCATCATGATGACCGCGTCGAGCAGTCGCCTGGCGGCGGACCTGATTGGCGGCCTGGGCCGCGACGGCGTCCTGCTCTTGCTGGGCGCGGGCGCCGAGCCCATTCCCGTCACGAGCCTGCAGCTCATCGCGAAGCGCCAGCGCGTCCAGGGGTGGCCCAGCGGCGTTCCCCAGGACTCGCAGGACACCATGGACTTCAGCGCGCTCACGGGGGTGCGCTCGATGAACGAGGTGTTTCCCCTGGAGCGCGCGGGCGAGGCCTTCGACCGGATGATGAGCAACCATGCCCGCTTCCGAGTGGTGCTGAAGATGCGCTGA
- a CDS encoding MerR family transcriptional regulator — translation MSTRKTQTEWKLAELAEAAEVSPRTVRYYVQRGLLSAPPFRGPDTVYTEEHLVRLKAIRVLQARFLPLDAIQAELTRLTPEALRTLSESDATTTPPHVPASHPMTGASKPHAPPRRGDRKDEGVRYQRWELAPGLELQLADGAEPGVRALAERVRAFIEESQEREKP, via the coding sequence GTGAGCACGCGCAAGACACAGACAGAGTGGAAGCTGGCGGAGCTGGCCGAGGCGGCGGAGGTCTCGCCGCGCACGGTCCGCTACTACGTCCAGCGCGGGCTGCTCTCCGCGCCGCCCTTCCGAGGGCCGGACACGGTGTACACGGAGGAGCACCTGGTGCGGCTCAAGGCCATCCGGGTGTTGCAGGCGCGCTTCCTTCCGTTGGACGCCATCCAGGCGGAGCTGACGCGGCTGACGCCCGAGGCGCTGCGGACGCTGTCGGAGTCGGACGCGACGACCACGCCACCGCACGTGCCGGCCTCGCATCCGATGACGGGCGCGTCCAAGCCGCACGCGCCACCGCGCCGGGGAGACCGGAAGGACGAGGGCGTGCGTTACCAGCGCTGGGAACTCGCGCCCGGGCTGGAGCTGCAGCTGGCGGACGGAGCGGAGCCAGGAGTTCGGGCGCTCGCGGAGCGGGTGCGCGCCTTCATCGAAGAGTCCCAGGAAAGGGAGAAGCCATGA
- a CDS encoding DUF1232 domain-containing protein, with protein MGTRFFRYVRDPRVPTWRKLVGVLAVLYFLSPVDAIPDFIPVLGWLDDLGVLSAAALFVMREVQRYQPTAEVQVEVLDGLPRDGQGRTRV; from the coding sequence ATGGGGACCCGCTTCTTCCGCTACGTGCGAGACCCGCGTGTGCCGACCTGGCGGAAGCTCGTCGGCGTGTTGGCGGTGCTCTACTTCCTGTCGCCGGTGGACGCGATTCCGGACTTCATCCCGGTGCTGGGTTGGCTGGATGACCTGGGCGTGCTGTCGGCGGCGGCGCTCTTCGTGATGCGCGAGGTGCAGCGCTACCAGCCCACCGCCGAGGTGCAGGTCGAGGTGCTGGATGGCCTCCCGCGCGACGGGCAGGGCCGCACGCGCGTCTAG
- a CDS encoding slipin family protein, with amino-acid sequence MNELAGALGTLIPLGLLFLLFLSGVRIVNEYQNGVVFRLGRYVGLKRAGFRWLIPFIERMVIIDLRTVARDVPPQDVITRDNVSVKVSAVVYFRVIHAEKAVLQVEDYLYATSQLAQTTLRAILGQVELDELLSQRDRVNRELQKVLDAHTDPWGIKISNVEVKHIDLPAEMQRAIARQAEAERERRAKIIAAEGEHQAAERLAQAADVLSRNPASLQLRYLQTLVEITGGGNHTILPIPLELLNALGTAVERRAREDGPVTAEAAPPAPH; translated from the coding sequence ATGAACGAACTGGCCGGTGCCCTGGGGACACTCATCCCCCTGGGCCTGCTCTTCCTGCTGTTCCTCTCCGGCGTCCGCATCGTCAACGAGTACCAGAACGGCGTCGTGTTCCGGCTCGGGCGCTACGTGGGCCTCAAGCGCGCGGGCTTCCGCTGGCTCATCCCCTTCATCGAGCGCATGGTCATCATCGACCTGCGCACCGTCGCGCGAGACGTGCCGCCCCAGGACGTCATCACCCGCGACAACGTGAGCGTGAAGGTCAGCGCCGTCGTCTACTTCCGCGTCATCCACGCGGAGAAGGCCGTCCTCCAGGTGGAGGACTATCTCTACGCGACGAGCCAGCTCGCGCAGACCACGCTGCGCGCCATCCTGGGACAGGTGGAGCTGGATGAGCTGCTGTCCCAGCGGGACCGCGTCAACCGCGAGCTGCAGAAGGTGCTCGACGCGCACACCGACCCGTGGGGCATCAAGATCTCCAACGTGGAGGTGAAGCACATCGACCTGCCCGCGGAGATGCAGCGCGCCATCGCTCGCCAGGCGGAAGCCGAGCGCGAGCGCCGCGCGAAGATCATCGCCGCCGAGGGCGAACATCAGGCCGCCGAGCGACTCGCGCAGGCCGCCGACGTGCTCAGCCGCAACCCCGCCTCCCTCCAGCTGCGCTATCTGCAGACGCTGGTGGAGATCACCGGCGGCGGCAACCACACCATCCTGCCCATCCCGCTCGAGCTGCTGAACGCGCTGGGCACCGCGGTGGAGCGCCGCGCACGCGAGGACGGCCCCGTCACTGCCGAGGCGGCTCCTCCAGCGCCTCATTGA